Below is a genomic region from Jiangella gansuensis DSM 44835.
GTCACACGCACGCCGCCTACGGCGGTCACTTCTTCTTGCGTTGTGCCCGGGTGGTCTTCTTCGGCTGCTGTCGCACAACCTCACCCACGGGCTTCTCCTCATCCGGCTCGGCGGTCTCCGGGGTGGGGAGCGCGATGCCCTTGCGGCGCGCCTTCTCTTCCAGACGCCGCTGGTGCGCCTTCTCCGCCTCGGTGCCCGGTGCCGGCATCCGCCGGATCACGTAGAGCTGCTGGCCCATGGTCCAGAAGTTCGAGGTGAGCCAGTAGAGCACGGTGCCCAGCGGGAAGTACACGCCCGAGAACGCGAAGACCAGCGGCAGCACGTACAGCAGGATCTTCTGCTGCTGCGCGAACGGGCCCTCGAGCGCCTCCTTCGGCATGTTCTTGCGCATGATCTGCCGCTGGGTGATGAACTGCGACACCACCATCAGCACGACCATCACCGCAGCGATGATCTTCGTGTTGAGGTCGTCGGACGTGAGGAACGAGTCCGCCAGCTGCGCGCCGAAGATCTCCGCGTTCCGCGCCGAGTCGAACAGCGTGCCGGGCTCGAACGCACCGCGCGGGTTGTTCTTGGCGATACCGTCCAGTACCCGGAACAGCGCGAAGAAGAACGGCGCCTGCAGCAGGACAGGCAAGCAGGACGCGAACGGGTTGGTCCCGGTGTCCTTGTAGAGCTTCATCATCTCCTGCTGGAGACGC
It encodes:
- the yidC gene encoding membrane protein insertase YidC, translating into MDTVLAPLLYLVSWIMIGWHWLFSELIGIDHDGVNWALSIIGLVVVIRILLIPLFVRQIRSQRKMQLLQPQLRELQKKYKGDRERLQQEMMKLYKDTGTNPFASCLPVLLQAPFFFALFRVLDGIAKNNPRGAFEPGTLFDSARNAEIFGAQLADSFLTSDDLNTKIIAAVMVVLMVVSQFITQRQIMRKNMPKEALEGPFAQQQKILLYVLPLVFAFSGVYFPLGTVLYWLTSNFWTMGQQLYVIRRMPAPGTEAEKAHQRRLEEKARRKGIALPTPETAEPDEEKPVGEVVRQQPKKTTRAQRKKK